A single window of Cryptococcus neoformans var. neoformans JEC21 chromosome 3 sequence DNA harbors:
- a CDS encoding adrenoleukodystrophy protein, putative — translation MPSSHIVPLTKDTLRSRFKFILNSYLQHRPIFQRAFTAAFVIYCLISTYGSLTGRGAKGAPGGKGNGKRDKGAKHGITGSIKDPLFHVRLKRLIRIVIPSLKSKEAAMLALHSAFLVGRTGLSLYVADLDGRIVSSLVTANPHAFLMNIARWLLVAIPATYTNSMLEYLQSELGLAYRTRLTKYALTMYLDPPGVESGGDKDGEQLFYKLANLDDRIKNADQYLAEDIQQLSSKLAEIYSNIAKPVLDVILYNYQLSRNVGAESLVLLTILVQTSATLLRAITPPFGAYTAHEAKLEGELRFTHSRLLESAEEVALYHGEEFEKNVIERGYFALVKHINRILKIRVGHGMAEEGVIKWLWGSLGLCICAIPVFGGSALGMKEGDLGSRTEGFVTNRRLLLSSSDAFGRVMYSYKDMAELAGYTSRVSELFETMEHAKKGEYQKKLVSSVSTENNAKILQGRGKIIESDEIEFDQVPLISPNGDVLVKSMSFHVKPGKHLLVIGPNGCGKSSLFRILGGLWPVYGGTVYKPPSNQFTYIPQRPYLCTGTLRDQIIYPHSHADMLSHGKSDEDLSKILEVVEMAGIIEREGGWDAVREWRDTLSGGDKQRIAMARLFYHKPKYAILDECTSAVTLEIEKTMYDHATSLGITLMTVSHRPSLWKFHTMVLEYDGQGGYTFTHLDAEKRLALQEEKQELEHKLLSVPKLKDRLEELKMIKEQREFTSGI, via the exons ATATACTGTCTTATCAGTACCTACGGATCTCTCACTGGTAGGGGTGCCAAAGGAGCTCctggaggaaaaggaaatggaaaaagagatAAAG GTGCCAAGCATGGTATTACGGGGTCCATCAAAGATCCACTATTCCATGTTCGTTTGAAGCGACTTATTAGGATTGTTATACCTAGTCTGAAAAGTAAAGAGGCCGCCATGCTGGCGCTGCACTCGGCTTTTTTGGTCGGCAGGACGGGGTTGAGTCTATATGTGGCTGACCTTGATGGAAG AATAGTTTCTTCTCTTGTCACTGCCAACCCGCATGCGTTCCTTATGAACATAGCAAGGTGGTTACTAGTCGCTATTCCGGCAACTTACACCAATTCAATGTTGGAATATCTTCAGTCCGAATTGGGCCTTGCTTATCGTACAAG GTTGACCAAGTACGCTCTGACCATGTACCTTGACCCGCCCGGAGTCGAAAGTGGTGGCGACAAGGATGGCGAGCAATTATTCTACAAACTTGCAAATCTTGATGACAGGATAAAGAATGCAGACCAATATTTGGCAGAAGATATTCAGCAGCTTAGTAGCAAGCTGGCTGAGATATACTCAAACATTGCCAAGCCTGTGCTAGATGTCAT ACTTTACAACTATCAACTATCCAGGAATGTTGGTGCAGAAAGCCTTGTACTCTTGACTATCCTTGTACAAACTAGTGCTACTCTCT TGCGGGCCATTACTCCACCGTTTGGCGCTTATACAGCTCATGAAG CCAAACTTGAGGGCGAACTCCGTTTTACCCATTCCCGTTTGCTTGAATCAGCTGAGGAAGTAGCTTTGTATCATGGTGAGGAGTTCGAAAAGAATGTTATTGAAAGGGGCTATTTTGCGCTTGTCAAGCACATCAATCGCATTCTAAAGATTCGCGTGGGTCACGGAAtggcggaagaaggtgtCATCAAATGGTTGTGGGGCAGTCTGGGACTGTGCATTTGCGCGATACCTGTATTTGGAGGAAGTGCTTTGGGtatgaaggaaggagatctGGGAAGTAGAACTGAGG GCTTTGTAACGAACCGAAGATTGCTATTATCCTCAAGTGATGCCTTTGGAAGAGTTATGTATAGCTACAAG GACATGGCAGAGCTAGCTGGGTATACCTCTAGAGTGTCAGAGCTTTTCGAAACAATGGAACACGCGAAAAAAGGGGAGTACCAAAAGAAGCTTGTGAGCAGTGTTAGCACTGAGAATAATGCCAAAA TTCTGCAAGGTAGAGGCAAGATTATAGAATCAGATGAGATCGAGTTTGATCAAGTCCCCCTTATCAGTCCGAATGGAGACGTCTTAGTCAAGTCTATGTCATTCCACGTTAAGCCTGGT AAACACCTCCTAGTAATCGGTCCAAATGGTTGCGGGAAAAGCAGTTTATTCAGGATCCTTGGTGGCCTTTGGCCTGTTTATG GGGGAACGGTCTACAAGCCCCCTTCGAACCAGTTCACTTATATTCCGCAAAGGCCGTACCTTTGCACCGGTACACTTCGTGACCAGATAATCTACCCCCACAGTCACGCTGATATGCTGTCCCATGGAAAATCTGATGAGGATCTTTCAAAGATCCTTGAAGTAGTAGAGATGGCTGGAATtattgaaagagaaggagggtggGACGCTGTGAGAGAATGGAGGGACACTCTGAGTGGTGGAGACAAACAGAGGATCGCCATGGCCCGGTTGTTTTATCATAAGCCAAAG TACGCAATTCTGGACGAATGCACCAGCGCGGTGACACTCGAGATTGAAAAGACCATGTATGATCATGCCACCT CCCTGGGTATCACTCTAATGACGGTATCCCATCGACCCTCCCTTTGGAAGTTCCACACCATGGTTCTTGAATATGATGGACAAGGCGGGTACACGTTTACTCATCTTGATGCCGAAAAACGACTGGCATtgcaagaagaaaagcaaGAGCTGGAACACAAACTCCTGAGCGTCCCCAAATTGAAAGATAGGTTGGAAGaattgaagatgatcaaAGAGCAAAGAGAATTCACGAGTGGTATTTAA
- a CDS encoding phenylalanyl-tRNA synthetase beta chain, putative: MPTITVDKAELYRRLEKEYSHEEFDELCFEFGIELDEDTTIQVEEARKRGLPTPPPQLKIEIPANRYDLLCIEGLARALRIFLQKDIPPSYKLDIPEKLQEVYVEASTAPLRPYFASAVLRLARPMNQLEYESFIDLQDKLHQNLCRMRKFVAIGTHDLDTIEGPFRYMCKDPKQIKFAPLNRDTEHTAEELMTIYEADRHLAKHLHLIRDAPAYPIIYDSKDRVLSMPPIINSQRSKIVPGKTTNIFIDTTATDKTKLDIVINMVCAMFAEYCRVPFYIEPVRVHMPDGTSHITPPLEPRATTASSSYINAATGLALSRQEICTLLTRMSLSATPSPSNEDLLDVLVPCTRPDILHECDIMEDAAIAYGFNKLPREMPTTNTVAKAFPVNKLGDIIRKECAMAGWVEALPLILCSHDENFAWLNRPDPGHYAVHLANPKSLEYQVVRTSLLPGMLKTARENKALPLPMKIFEVSDVAIQDSTEERQARNYRRLCAVYMDRKAGFEVAHGLLDRVMQILGVPLLERKENEGNYGYYIASADDPTYLPGRAAHVFYRPKPTVQPSEPTPSAPPSNPIQSFTSDLKAALHAEKGSSWERDIDIGSLGILHPSVLDNFELIRPCSALEIDVEPLL; encoded by the exons ATG CCTACCATCACCGTCGACAAGGCCGAGCTCTATAGGcggttggagaaggagtacT CCCACGAAGAGTTTGATGAACTATGTTTCGAGTTTGGTATTGAACTCGACGAGGAC ACCACCATTCAAGTCGAAGAAGCTCGTAAAAGAGGACTTCCTACTCCACCCCCTCAGCTCAAGATTGAGATTCCAGCCAATCGATACGACTTGCTCTGTATTGAAGGCCTCGCTAGGGCCTTGAGGATCTTCTTGCAAAAGGATATACCCCCCAGCTACAAGCTCGATATCCCCGAGAAATTGCAAGAAGTTTATGTCGAAGCTTCT ACTGCTCCCCTTCGACCCTACTTTGCCTCAGCCGTTCTTCGTCTTGCCCGACCCATGAACCAACTCGAATACGAATCTTTCATTGATCTTCAAGACAAGCTTCACCAAAACCTTTGTCGAATGAGGAAGTTCGTTGCTATCGGCACGCATGATTTGGACACTATCGAGGGACCTTTCAGATACATGTGCAAGGACCCTAAACAAATCAAGTTTGCACCACTTAACAGGGATACGGAGCACACTGCCGAGGAATTGATGACCATATACGAG GCCGATAGACATCTCGCCAAGCACTTGCACCTCATTAGGGATGCCCCAGCGTATCCCATCATCTACGACAGCAAGGACCGAGTATTATCCATGCCCCCTATCATTAATTCTCAGC GCTCTAAGATCGTACCTGGCAAGACAAccaacatcttcattgACACAACCGCCACTGACAAGACCAAACT TGACATTGTCATTAATATGGTTTGCGCCATGTTTGCTGAGTACTGCAGAGTTCCTTTCTA TATCGAGCCTGTCAGAGTCCACATGCCTGACGGCACTTCCCACATAACTCCGCCTCTGGAACCACGTGCCACcacagcttcttcctcttacATCAATGCCGCTACCGGTCTTGCCTTGTCCCGCCAGGAGATTTGCACGCTCCTTACCCGTATGTCTCTCTCTGCCACCCCGTCGCCTTCAAACGAGGATCTCCTCGACGTTCTTGTTCCTTGCACCAGGCCAGACATTCTACACGAATGTGACATCATGGAAGACGCGGCGATTGCCTACGGCTTCAACAAATTGCCGAGAGAGATGCCGACTACGAATACTGTGGCTAAGGCTTTCCCTGTGAATAAATTGGGCGATATCATCAGAAAGGAATGTGCGATGGCTGGCTGGGTTGAGGCTTTGCCTTTGATTTTG TGCTCTCACGACGAAAACTTCGCCTGGCTCAACCGTCCTGATCCTGGTCACTACGCTGTCCACCTTGCCAACCCAAAGTCACTCGAGTACCAGGTCGTCCGTACTTCCCTCTTGCCCGGTATGCTTAAAACTGCTCGCGAAAACAAggctttgcctttgcccATGAAGATTTTCGAAGTTTCCGACGTTGCCATCCAGGACTCCACCGAGGAAAGGCAGGCTAGGAACTACAGAAGGCTTTGTGCGGTCTATATGGACAGAAAGGCCGGCTTTGAGGTCGCTCATGGATTGTTGGACAGGGTGATGCAGATTTTAGGAGTTCCTCTcttggaaaggaaggaaaatgaGGGAAACTACGGGTACTATATTGCTTCTGCAGATG ATCCTACGTATCTCCCTGGCAGGGCGGCTCACGTTTTCTATCGACCCAAACCTACTGTCCAGCCTTCTGAACCCACCCCCTCAGCTCCTCCATCCAATCCCATTCAATCGTTTACTTCTGACCTCAAGGCAGCTTTGCACGCGGAGAAGGGATCCTCATGGGAGAGGGATATCGATATTGGCTCTTTGGGTATCCTGCACCCCAGTGTACTTGACAACTTTGAGTTGATCAGACCTTGTTCCGCTTTGGAGATCGACGTGGAACCTTTATTGTAA